In one Streptomyces sp. NBC_01288 genomic region, the following are encoded:
- a CDS encoding MMPL family transporter, whose product MATVLYRLGRLAFRRRWYVTVLWVVILAALGFASSKAADAPATTFSTPGVESQRAFDLIQERFPGAQADGAVARVVFVAPDGRKITTGKDRAAVVRLVDEVSGGPQVAGAVNPFQAGAVSKDATTAYSTITYTVQANDLTDAAKNNLGNAAQQARASGLTVEIGGTALAAEPAAGGVGEVIGVGIAAVVLLITFGSLAAAGLPLLTALLGVAISMTAITTLAGTLGLSDTTGTLATMLGLACGIDYAVFVVFRYREERANGHTTEEAAGLAVGTAGSAVVFAGLTVVIALAGLSVVGIPLLTKMGLCAAAAVALAVFIALTLVPALLGFWPRAVLSRRYKTTGRRIQGVAGNMGSRWAGFVLRHPWPVLFGTVAGLVVLALPVLGLQLGQSGDEAKSTATTERRAYDDLAKAFGPGFNGPLTVVVDVTDSAHPKAAAATVERRIAAVPGVVSVTPVRFNSTGNTALFTAVPAEAPTSEKTVDLVHTIRDDRPAIESAAPGATFEVTGTTALNIDVAQKVSSALVPYLIVVVGLAVLLLLLVFRSIVIPIKAAVGFLLSVLAALGCVVAVFQWGWGASLLGVETTGPIMSLMPIFLVGIVFGLAMDYEVFLVSRIREAYVHGSAAHASIATGFRYSARVVTAAALIMISVFAGFITAGDSMIKMIGFGLAIAVLFDAFIVRMAFVPAVLAILGDRISWLPGWLDRLLPNVDIEGESLSRQHPASESAPSGARGTARPAPTGAQTKNH is encoded by the coding sequence GTGGCTACCGTCCTGTATCGCCTGGGGCGCCTGGCCTTTCGCCGGCGCTGGTATGTGACCGTCCTCTGGGTCGTGATCCTCGCGGCACTCGGCTTCGCCTCCAGCAAGGCGGCCGACGCCCCCGCCACCACCTTCTCCACCCCGGGCGTCGAGTCCCAGCGCGCCTTCGACCTGATCCAGGAACGCTTCCCCGGAGCGCAGGCGGACGGCGCCGTGGCCCGTGTGGTGTTCGTCGCACCCGATGGGCGGAAGATCACCACCGGCAAGGATCGCGCCGCCGTGGTCCGGCTCGTCGACGAGGTCTCCGGCGGACCGCAGGTCGCCGGCGCGGTCAACCCCTTCCAGGCCGGCGCGGTCAGCAAGGACGCGACGACCGCGTACTCGACGATCACGTACACGGTGCAGGCCAACGACCTCACCGACGCCGCCAAGAACAACCTCGGAAACGCGGCGCAACAGGCCCGCGCCTCCGGCCTCACCGTCGAGATCGGCGGCACCGCGCTCGCCGCCGAGCCCGCCGCGGGCGGCGTCGGCGAGGTCATCGGCGTCGGCATCGCCGCCGTAGTGCTGCTGATCACCTTCGGATCGCTCGCCGCCGCCGGACTCCCACTGCTGACCGCACTCCTCGGCGTCGCCATCTCGATGACCGCGATCACCACCCTGGCCGGCACCCTCGGCCTCTCCGACACGACCGGCACCCTCGCCACGATGCTGGGCCTGGCCTGCGGCATCGACTACGCCGTGTTCGTCGTCTTCCGCTACCGCGAGGAACGCGCCAACGGCCACACCACCGAGGAAGCGGCGGGCCTGGCCGTGGGCACGGCCGGTTCGGCGGTCGTCTTCGCCGGTCTGACCGTCGTGATCGCACTCGCCGGCCTCTCGGTCGTAGGCATCCCACTGCTCACCAAGATGGGCCTGTGCGCGGCCGCCGCGGTCGCCCTCGCCGTGTTCATCGCACTGACCCTCGTCCCGGCCCTGCTCGGCTTCTGGCCGCGTGCCGTCCTCTCCCGCCGCTACAAGACGACCGGCCGCCGTATCCAGGGCGTGGCCGGCAACATGGGCAGCCGCTGGGCCGGGTTCGTGCTGCGCCACCCCTGGCCGGTGCTGTTCGGCACGGTCGCCGGCCTGGTGGTCCTCGCGCTCCCCGTGCTGGGCCTGCAACTGGGCCAGTCCGGCGACGAGGCCAAGTCCACCGCGACCACGGAACGCCGCGCCTACGACGACCTCGCCAAGGCGTTCGGTCCCGGCTTCAACGGCCCGCTGACGGTCGTAGTGGACGTGACCGACTCCGCCCACCCGAAGGCTGCCGCAGCCACGGTCGAGCGCCGGATCGCGGCGGTACCGGGCGTGGTCTCGGTGACGCCCGTCCGCTTCAACTCCACTGGCAACACAGCCCTGTTCACCGCCGTACCCGCCGAGGCACCCACGAGCGAGAAGACCGTGGACCTCGTCCACACCATCCGCGACGACCGCCCCGCCATCGAATCGGCGGCCCCCGGCGCGACCTTCGAGGTCACCGGCACCACCGCCCTCAACATCGACGTCGCCCAGAAGGTCAGCAGTGCCCTGGTCCCGTACCTGATCGTGGTCGTGGGCCTGGCGGTACTGCTCCTGCTCCTGGTGTTCCGCTCGATAGTGATCCCGATCAAGGCGGCTGTCGGCTTCCTGCTCTCGGTGCTCGCCGCCCTCGGCTGCGTGGTCGCGGTCTTCCAATGGGGCTGGGGCGCAAGCCTGTTGGGCGTGGAGACCACCGGCCCGATCATGAGCCTGATGCCGATCTTCCTGGTGGGCATCGTCTTCGGCCTCGCCATGGACTACGAGGTCTTCCTCGTCTCCCGCATCCGCGAGGCCTACGTTCACGGCAGCGCGGCCCACGCCTCGATCGCGACCGGGTTCCGCTACAGCGCCCGCGTCGTGACGGCCGCCGCCCTCATCATGATCTCGGTCTTCGCGGGCTTCATCACCGCCGGCGACTCCATGATCAAGATGATCGGCTTCGGCCTCGCGATAGCCGTCCTCTTCGACGCGTTCATCGTCCGCATGGCCTTCGTCCCGGCCGTCCTCGCCATCCTGGGCGACCGCATCTCCTGGCTACCGGGTTGGCTGGACCGCCTCCTCCCGAACGTAGACATCGAGGGAGAGAGCCTGAGCCGCCAACACCCGGCGAGCGAGAGCGCCCCTTCAGGGGCGCGGGGAACTGCGCGACCAGCCCCCACCGGCGCGCAGACAAAGAACCACTAG
- a CDS encoding DUF2017 domain-containing protein, giving the protein MPGHFEPLPGGGAAVALDDVEISIIRSLAVQLLELIGPGPGEDASADPLAELFAEGPSEPPADPVLRRLFPDAYTDPEQAPDSPQDAEERMAHSAEFRRFTENDLRAGKRENALAVVRTLDSLTPGGDGGAILKLTAEESRQWLGSLNDLRLAIGSRLDITDEDDTDDLYRLPDEDPRKPMVMAYLWLGGLQETLVNTLMR; this is encoded by the coding sequence ATGCCAGGACACTTCGAACCGCTCCCCGGCGGCGGCGCGGCCGTCGCGCTCGACGACGTCGAGATCTCCATCATCCGGTCGCTGGCCGTGCAGCTCCTGGAGCTGATCGGCCCCGGCCCGGGCGAGGACGCCTCCGCCGACCCGCTCGCCGAACTCTTCGCCGAGGGCCCGAGCGAACCGCCCGCCGACCCGGTGCTCCGGCGCCTGTTCCCGGACGCCTACACCGACCCGGAGCAGGCCCCCGACTCCCCGCAGGACGCGGAGGAACGGATGGCGCACTCCGCCGAGTTCCGCCGCTTCACCGAGAACGATCTGCGGGCCGGCAAGCGCGAGAACGCCCTCGCGGTGGTCCGCACCCTCGACTCGCTGACCCCAGGCGGCGACGGCGGCGCGATCCTCAAGCTCACCGCCGAGGAGTCCCGGCAGTGGCTCGGCTCGCTCAACGACCTGCGCCTGGCGATCGGTTCACGCCTCGACATCACCGACGAGGACGACACCGACGACCTCTACCGGCTCCCGGACGAGGACCCGCGCAAGCCGATGGTGATGGCGTACCTCTGGCTGGGTGGCCTCCAGGAGACGCTGGTCAACACCCTGATGCGCTGA
- the clpS gene encoding ATP-dependent Clp protease adapter ClpS, producing the protein MGRVTSPAPLEIERTESAEEAFAVPEPDVPWVTIVHNDPVNLMSYVAYVFQTYFGYSKDKAHKLMLDVHHKGRAVVSSGSREEMERDVQAMHGYGLWATLQQDRK; encoded by the coding sequence ATGGGCCGTGTGACGTCACCCGCACCCCTGGAGATCGAACGGACCGAGTCGGCGGAGGAGGCTTTCGCCGTACCCGAGCCGGACGTCCCGTGGGTCACGATCGTGCACAACGACCCGGTCAACCTCATGAGCTATGTCGCGTACGTCTTCCAGACGTACTTCGGCTACTCCAAGGACAAGGCCCACAAGCTCATGCTCGACGTCCACCACAAGGGCCGCGCCGTCGTCTCCAGCGGAAGCCGCGAGGAGATGGAACGCGACGTGCAGGCGATGCACGGCTACGGTCTGTGGGCCACCCTCCAGCAGGACCGGAAGTAG
- a CDS encoding isochorismatase family protein yields MRRALIVVDVQNDFCEGGSLAVAGGADVAAAVTELIGQAPAGYRHVVATRDHHIAPGGHFADNPDYAHSWPAHCVAGTEGVGFHPNFAPAVASGAIDAVFDKGAYAAAYSGFEGRDENGVSLGEWLRAREIDEVDVVGIATDHCVKATALDSVREGFRTQVLLDLTAGVAKETTDRALEELRSAGVELTGKPVV; encoded by the coding sequence ATGCGCCGCGCCTTGATCGTCGTTGACGTGCAGAACGACTTCTGCGAGGGAGGCAGTCTCGCGGTGGCCGGCGGTGCGGATGTGGCCGCCGCGGTCACCGAGTTGATCGGGCAGGCACCGGCCGGGTACCGGCATGTCGTGGCCACCCGCGACCACCACATCGCGCCCGGCGGGCACTTCGCCGACAACCCCGACTACGCCCACTCCTGGCCCGCGCACTGTGTCGCGGGTACGGAGGGGGTCGGGTTCCACCCGAACTTCGCGCCCGCGGTTGCCTCCGGGGCGATCGACGCGGTGTTCGACAAGGGGGCGTATGCGGCGGCGTACAGCGGGTTCGAGGGGCGGGACGAGAACGGGGTTTCGCTTGGGGAGTGGTTGCGGGCGCGGGAGATCGATGAGGTGGATGTGGTCGGGATCGCCACGGATCACTGCGTGAAGGCGACCGCGTTGGACTCCGTGCGGGAAGGGTTTCGTACGCAGGTTTTGCTTGATCTGACGGCTGGGGTGGCGAAGGAGACGACTGACCGGGCGTTGGAGGAACTGCGTTCGGCGGGCGTGGAGTTGACCGGGAAGCCGGTCGTCTAG
- a CDS encoding RDD family protein, with protein MSTEPPPGSGQQPPEDDPFRKQPPPGQGSGSPYDQSYGNQPPQPPPYDGGGGGDPYGGGSYPTDPLAGMPPLADSGRRTLARIIDLILVGIIVWLVTWAFGVHEYDVGSNGASYAKSLGQSLIAAVLYIGYDTVMMAKSGQTLGKKWLGLRVANLDNGSTPSVQTNLIRAAVLWIPFAFCCACIWTAICGGWSFFDKPYKQGLHDKAAKTVVVSTR; from the coding sequence ATGAGCACCGAACCGCCTCCGGGCTCCGGCCAGCAGCCGCCGGAAGACGACCCGTTCAGGAAGCAGCCCCCTCCTGGCCAGGGATCGGGCTCACCGTACGACCAGTCCTACGGGAACCAGCCTCCGCAGCCTCCTCCGTACGACGGTGGCGGTGGCGGCGATCCCTACGGCGGCGGCTCCTACCCCACCGACCCCCTCGCCGGCATGCCCCCGCTCGCCGACAGCGGCCGCCGCACGCTCGCCCGGATCATCGACCTGATCCTCGTCGGCATCATCGTCTGGCTGGTCACCTGGGCCTTCGGCGTCCACGAGTACGACGTCGGCTCCAACGGCGCGTCGTACGCCAAGTCGCTCGGCCAGTCGCTCATCGCGGCCGTGCTCTACATCGGCTACGACACCGTGATGATGGCCAAGTCCGGTCAGACGCTGGGCAAGAAGTGGCTGGGCCTGCGCGTGGCCAACCTCGACAACGGGTCGACGCCGTCCGTGCAGACCAACCTGATCCGCGCGGCGGTGCTGTGGATCCCGTTCGCGTTCTGCTGCGCCTGCATCTGGACGGCGATCTGCGGCGGTTGGAGCTTCTTCGACAAGCCGTACAAGCAGGGCCTGCACGACAAGGCCGCCAAGACCGTGGTGGTCAGCACGCGTTGA
- a CDS encoding RDD family protein yields MSAPTPAPGDDRPREGYYPDPSIPGYVRYWNGAAWVPGTSRPAPSDGLSPGAPGASVEETGPHFFDEDPVSPADAQHGSRPEPAAAWGADRAHQSGFGGDQDRRVSWGSPDPRTPADPRVPADIPAPSTPPADEGTTTFRRPAPRTPQQGGAPGAQGGGAFGGQGSAGSGAGGGYDSQGSARSGSAAGVDAGGSGVQGPVGTGSAGGAFGPDSPGGNTPSSDPSGPGFGAGKAAAARAAQAQAGQAGTGSGAAASAAPASASTALSGPQQAAPGVPQQSGPAQPQGAAVGTPMAAGPGGGQPSWAQQVHRLAGDEEGPVAPWKPPVEDVFQAAARRQSEARPAGLGKRLVARLIDTVVLGAVTAVAAVPLGTKAADHLDEKIDAAKLSGRTETVWLLDGTTAAYLGIVLAVLLLFGVLYEALPTAKWGRTLGKKLCGIEVRGIESHEPPGFGGALRRWLVYSVPGLLGIGIVGVAWCLFDRPWHQCWHDKAAHTFVAA; encoded by the coding sequence ATGAGCGCCCCAACCCCGGCACCCGGTGACGACAGGCCCCGCGAGGGGTACTACCCGGACCCGTCCATTCCTGGCTATGTCCGGTACTGGAACGGCGCGGCCTGGGTGCCCGGCACCAGCCGCCCGGCACCGTCGGACGGCCTGTCACCGGGCGCGCCGGGTGCGTCCGTGGAGGAGACCGGGCCGCACTTCTTCGACGAGGACCCGGTGAGCCCGGCCGACGCCCAGCACGGCAGTCGCCCCGAACCGGCCGCCGCGTGGGGCGCGGACCGCGCCCACCAGAGCGGCTTCGGCGGCGACCAGGACCGCCGCGTCTCCTGGGGCTCCCCGGACCCGAGAACGCCCGCGGACCCGAGAGTGCCCGCGGACATCCCGGCGCCGTCGACCCCGCCCGCCGACGAGGGCACGACCACTTTCCGCCGCCCGGCCCCGCGCACGCCTCAACAGGGCGGGGCGCCGGGGGCGCAGGGCGGGGGCGCCTTCGGCGGGCAGGGCTCGGCCGGGTCCGGTGCGGGCGGCGGCTATGACTCGCAGGGTTCGGCACGGTCCGGCTCCGCGGCCGGGGTCGACGCCGGTGGTTCCGGTGTGCAGGGGCCTGTGGGGACCGGCTCCGCCGGCGGTGCGTTCGGGCCCGACAGCCCCGGCGGGAACACCCCCTCCAGCGACCCCTCCGGCCCCGGCTTCGGTGCCGGAAAGGCGGCCGCCGCCCGTGCCGCGCAGGCCCAGGCGGGCCAGGCGGGTACCGGCTCCGGGGCAGCCGCCTCCGCCGCGCCCGCCTCCGCCTCCACGGCCCTCTCCGGACCCCAGCAGGCCGCCCCCGGTGTCCCTCAGCAGTCCGGCCCGGCGCAGCCCCAGGGCGCCGCCGTGGGTACGCCCATGGCCGCCGGACCCGGTGGCGGGCAGCCCTCCTGGGCGCAGCAGGTGCACCGGCTGGCGGGGGACGAGGAGGGGCCCGTAGCGCCCTGGAAGCCGCCTGTGGAGGACGTGTTCCAGGCGGCGGCGCGGCGGCAGTCGGAGGCGCGGCCCGCGGGGCTCGGCAAGCGGCTGGTCGCGCGGCTGATCGACACCGTCGTGCTCGGCGCGGTCACCGCCGTCGCCGCCGTACCGCTGGGCACCAAGGCGGCCGACCACCTCGACGAGAAGATCGACGCGGCCAAGCTCTCCGGCCGTACCGAGACGGTCTGGCTGCTGGACGGCACCACGGCCGCCTACCTGGGCATCGTCCTCGCCGTCCTCCTCCTCTTCGGCGTCCTCTACGAGGCGTTGCCGACCGCCAAGTGGGGCCGCACCCTGGGCAAGAAGCTCTGCGGTATCGAGGTCCGCGGGATCGAGAGCCACGAGCCGCCCGGCTTCGGCGGGGCGCTGCGCCGCTGGCTCGTCTACAGCGTCCCGGGGCTGCTCGGCATCGGGATCGTCGGCGTCGCCTGGTGCCTGTTCGACCGGCCCTGGCACCAGTGCTGGCACGACAAGGCAGCACATACGTTCGTGGCGGCATAG
- a CDS encoding nicotinate phosphoribosyltransferase, which translates to MNTADLGLPVDVPSTALFTDHYELTMLQAALKAGTADRRSVFEVFTRRLPEGRRYGVVAGTGRVLDAVENFRFDADVLGFLRERDVVNEETLEWLAAYRFSGDVWGYPEGEVYFPGSPIMRVEGSFAECVLLETVILSILNHDSAIAAAASRMASAAGDRPLIEMGARRTHELAAVAASRAAYVGGFATTSDLAAGFRYGIPTVGTSAHAFTLLHDNERDAFQAQVDSLGRNTTLLVDTYDVTEAVRTAVEVAGPELGAVRIDSGDLLLVAHRVRQQLDELGAVDTKIVVTSDLDEYAIASLAAAPVDAYGVGTQLVTGSGHPTCSMVYKLVARAESADTKAPLVPVAKKSSGGKTSIGGRKWAARRVDDDGVAEAEVIGTGPVPAELADRQLLVELVKGGEVVAREPLDVVRDRHAGARGNLPLSATQLSRGEAVIPTEYVHLRSGS; encoded by the coding sequence ATGAACACAGCGGACCTTGGGCTGCCGGTGGACGTTCCCTCGACGGCGCTCTTCACCGACCACTACGAGCTGACGATGTTGCAGGCCGCCCTCAAGGCGGGGACGGCCGACCGGCGTTCGGTCTTCGAGGTCTTCACCCGGAGGCTGCCCGAAGGGCGTCGCTACGGCGTCGTCGCGGGCACCGGACGCGTCCTGGACGCGGTGGAGAACTTCCGGTTCGACGCGGACGTCCTCGGCTTCCTGCGCGAGCGGGACGTCGTCAACGAGGAGACCCTGGAATGGCTCGCCGCCTACCGCTTCAGCGGTGACGTCTGGGGCTACCCGGAGGGCGAGGTGTACTTCCCGGGCTCGCCGATCATGCGGGTCGAGGGCTCGTTCGCCGAGTGCGTGCTCCTGGAGACGGTGATCCTCTCCATCCTCAACCACGACTCCGCGATCGCCGCCGCCGCCTCCCGCATGGCCTCCGCCGCGGGTGACCGCCCGCTGATCGAGATGGGCGCCCGCCGCACCCACGAACTCGCCGCGGTCGCCGCCTCCCGCGCCGCCTACGTCGGCGGCTTCGCCACCACGTCCGACCTCGCGGCCGGTTTCCGCTACGGCATCCCGACCGTCGGCACCTCCGCGCACGCCTTCACCCTGCTCCACGACAACGAACGCGACGCGTTCCAGGCCCAGGTGGACTCGCTGGGCCGCAACACCACGCTGCTCGTCGACACGTACGACGTGACCGAGGCCGTCCGTACGGCGGTCGAGGTCGCCGGGCCCGAACTGGGCGCCGTCCGCATCGACTCGGGCGACCTGCTGCTCGTCGCGCACCGGGTGCGGCAGCAGTTGGACGAGTTGGGCGCCGTCGACACGAAGATCGTGGTGACCTCCGACCTGGACGAGTACGCCATCGCCTCGCTGGCGGCGGCGCCGGTCGACGCGTACGGCGTCGGCACCCAGCTGGTGACCGGGTCCGGGCACCCGACCTGCTCGATGGTCTACAAGCTGGTCGCCCGCGCGGAGTCCGCCGACACGAAGGCGCCGCTGGTGCCGGTCGCGAAGAAGTCGAGCGGCGGCAAGACGTCGATCGGCGGGCGCAAGTGGGCGGCGCGGCGGGTCGACGACGACGGGGTCGCGGAGGCCGAGGTCATCGGCACCGGGCCGGTCCCGGCCGAACTGGCCGACCGGCAGCTGCTGGTGGAGCTGGTCAAGGGCGGCGAGGTCGTCGCGCGCGAACCCCTGGACGTCGTACGGGACCGGCATGCGGGAGCGCGGGGGAACCTGCCGCTGTCCGCGACCCAGTTGTCGCGCGGGGAGGCCGTGATTCCGACGGAGTACGTGCATCTGCGGTCGGGTAGTTAA
- a CDS encoding immune inhibitor A domain-containing protein yields MTSRPWTFRAAAVGVALAAATATFSTFAVAEANTSAKATTVDRHDPAPVAQKEHDLDGPLSKTQDAQRQEALNEVIAGKASVKDRNGSKVVQLKSKGGKSKYVELSREKTDKIFTILVEFGDQVDSRYGGTVGPLHNQIAAPDRAKDNSTAWQADYNQAHFQDLYFGTGKKTESLKKYYEKQSSGRYSVDGEVTDWVKVPYNEARYGSNKASTGAWYAVQDGVNAWVAQREAAGDTAAEIKTELAQFDQWDRYDYDGDGNFNEPDGYIDHFQIVHAGEDESAGGGAQGEDAIWAHRWYAFGTDAGSTGPDTNRLGGTQVGDTGVWVGDYTIQPENGGLGVYAHEYGHDLGLPDEYDTAGGENSTGFWTLMSSGSWLGTGKEAIGDLPGDMNAWDKLQLGWLDYDIAKAGTKSKHTLGVAEYNTKNAQALVVQLPEKAVTTDVIAPAQGATQWWSGSGNSLSNTLSRTVDLTGKTSAALTLDGWYDAEADYDYLYTEVSTNGGTSWTPIDGTLADGSAIPRDGSGNPALTGTAAAYQKLTYPLDAYAGQKIDVRFRYQTDSGVAQKGFTADEITVTADGTALFSDNAESADPAWTAKGFTRIGSSFTDDYAQYYIAENRQYVSYDKVLKVGPYNFGFSTTRPDWVEHYAYQNGLLIWKWDTSQADDNTSEHAGEGLILPIDSHPTQLKWSDGTLMRNRVQAYDSPFGLDRTDSMTLHSADVSTKIKSQPGVPVFDDGRSTYYDTSNPTAGVKITDTNTRIKITKESHDGSTVSLQVGPSAK; encoded by the coding sequence GTGACCAGCAGACCCTGGACGTTCAGAGCGGCCGCGGTGGGCGTCGCCCTCGCGGCGGCCACCGCCACGTTCTCGACGTTCGCCGTGGCGGAGGCCAACACCTCGGCCAAGGCCACCACTGTCGACCGGCACGACCCGGCACCGGTCGCACAGAAGGAGCACGACCTCGACGGCCCGCTGAGCAAGACGCAGGACGCGCAGCGACAGGAGGCCCTGAACGAGGTCATAGCCGGCAAGGCCTCGGTCAAGGACCGCAACGGCTCGAAGGTCGTCCAGCTCAAGAGCAAGGGCGGCAAGAGCAAGTACGTCGAGCTGAGCCGGGAGAAGACCGACAAGATCTTCACGATCCTGGTCGAGTTCGGCGACCAGGTCGACAGCCGCTACGGCGGCACCGTCGGCCCGCTGCACAACCAGATAGCCGCGCCCGACCGGGCGAAGGACAACTCGACGGCCTGGCAGGCGGATTACAACCAGGCGCACTTCCAGGACCTGTACTTCGGCACCGGCAAGAAGACCGAGTCGCTCAAGAAGTACTACGAGAAGCAGTCCTCGGGCCGCTACTCGGTCGACGGCGAGGTCACCGACTGGGTCAAGGTCCCCTACAACGAGGCCCGTTACGGCTCCAACAAGGCCTCCACCGGCGCCTGGTACGCGGTGCAGGACGGCGTCAACGCCTGGGTCGCCCAGCGCGAGGCCGCGGGTGACACGGCCGCCGAGATCAAGACGGAGCTGGCCCAGTTCGACCAGTGGGACCGCTACGACTACGACGGCGACGGCAACTTCAACGAGCCCGACGGCTACATCGACCACTTCCAGATCGTGCACGCCGGTGAGGACGAGTCGGCCGGCGGCGGCGCGCAGGGCGAGGACGCGATCTGGGCCCACCGCTGGTACGCCTTCGGCACCGACGCCGGCTCCACAGGCCCGGACACCAACAGGCTCGGCGGCACCCAGGTCGGCGACACCGGCGTCTGGGTCGGCGACTACACCATCCAGCCGGAGAACGGCGGACTCGGCGTCTACGCCCACGAGTACGGCCACGACCTCGGCCTGCCCGACGAGTACGACACCGCGGGCGGCGAGAACTCCACCGGCTTCTGGACGCTGATGTCGTCCGGCTCCTGGCTCGGCACCGGCAAGGAGGCCATCGGCGACCTGCCCGGCGACATGAACGCCTGGGACAAGCTCCAACTGGGCTGGCTGGACTACGACATCGCCAAGGCCGGCACCAAGTCGAAGCACACGCTGGGCGTCGCGGAGTACAACACCAAGAACGCCCAAGCGCTCGTGGTGCAGTTGCCCGAGAAGGCGGTCACCACCGACGTCATCGCCCCGGCACAGGGCGCCACCCAGTGGTGGAGCGGCAGCGGCAACAGCCTGAGCAACACCCTTTCCCGGACAGTGGACTTGACGGGCAAGACGTCCGCCGCGCTCACCCTGGACGGCTGGTACGACGCCGAGGCCGACTACGACTACCTCTACACCGAGGTGTCCACCAACGGCGGCACGAGCTGGACCCCGATCGACGGCACCCTCGCCGACGGCTCCGCCATCCCGCGTGACGGCAGCGGCAACCCGGCCCTCACCGGCACGGCGGCCGCGTACCAGAAGCTGACGTACCCGCTGGACGCCTACGCGGGCCAGAAGATCGACGTCCGCTTCCGCTACCAGACGGACAGCGGGGTGGCGCAGAAGGGCTTCACGGCCGACGAGATCACCGTGACCGCCGACGGCACCGCCCTCTTCTCCGACAACGCCGAGAGCGCCGACCCCGCGTGGACGGCCAAGGGCTTCACCCGCATCGGCTCGTCCTTCACGGACGACTACGCGCAGTACTACATCGCCGAGAACCGTCAATACGTGTCGTACGACAAGGTGTTGAAGGTCGGCCCGTACAACTTCGGCTTCTCGACGACCCGTCCGGACTGGGTGGAGCACTACGCCTACCAGAACGGCCTGTTGATCTGGAAGTGGGACACCTCGCAGGCGGACGACAACACCAGCGAGCACGCCGGTGAGGGTCTGATCCTGCCGATCGACTCCCACCCGACGCAGCTGAAGTGGTCCGACGGCACCCTGATGCGCAACCGCGTGCAGGCGTACGACTCGCCGTTCGGCCTGGACCGCACGGACTCGATGACGCTGCACAGCGCGGACGTCTCCACCAAGATCAAGTCGCAGCCGGGCGTGCCGGTCTTCGACGACGGCAGGTCGACCTACTACGACACGTCGAACCCGACGGCCGGTGTCAAGATCACTGACACCAACACCCGGATCAAGATCACCAAGGAGTCGCACGACGGCTCGACGGTGAGCCTCCAGGTCGGTCCTTCGGCGAAGTAG